The following are encoded in a window of Esox lucius isolate fEsoLuc1 chromosome 14, fEsoLuc1.pri, whole genome shotgun sequence genomic DNA:
- the lhx5 gene encoding LIM/homeobox protein Lhx5: MMVHCAGCDRPILDRFLLNVLDRAWHAKCVQCCECNCNLTEKCFSREGKLYCKIDFFRRFGTKCAGCLQGISPSDLVRKARSKVFHLNCFTCMVCNKQLSTGEELYVIDENKFVCKEDYLSSGAIKEVNLNSVSSCTDRSLSPDLQDPIGLQDDTKETDNSTSSDKDTNNNENEEQNSGTKRRGPRTTIKAKQLETLKAAFVATPKPTRHIREQLAQETGLNMRVIQVWFQNRRSKERRMKQLSALGARRHAFFRGPRRMRPLGGRLEDPDILGPGAYGYYTEYQGDYYGGGGGNYDFFPHGPPSSQAQSPAESPYIHGGPMEGSVSAHHPADDRRFTDMISHADTPSPEPGLPNSLQPVPGEVYGGGPSPPFSLASNSSYSAPMSHPSQEMGETTVW, encoded by the exons ATGATGGTCCACTGCGCGGGGTGCGACAGGCCCATCTTGGACCGGTTCTTGCTGAACGTGTTGGACCGAGCCTGGCACGCAAAGTGCGTCCAGTGTTGCGAGTGTAACTGTAATCTGACAGAGAAGTGCTTCTCTCGGGAGGGAAAGCTCTATTGTAAAATTGACTTTTTCAG GAGGTTTGGGACTAAGTGCGCGGGCTGTCTCCAAGGCATCTCTCCCAGCGATCTGGTACGGAAAGCGCGCAGCAAGGTGTTCCATCTCAACTGCTTCACGTGCATGGTGTGCAACAAACAGCTGTCCACCGGCGAAGAGCTCTACGTCATCGACGAAAATAAGTTTGTTTGCAAAGAAGACTATCTGAGCTCAGGCGCTATCAAGGAAGTTAACTTGAATTCAG TGTCATCATGCACAGACAGAAGTTTATCGCCGGACCTCCAGGACCCGATAGGCCTACAGGACGACACAAAAGAGACAGACAATTCCACGTCCTCAGATAAGGACACGAACAATAACGAGAATGAGGAGCAGAATTCGGGCACGAAGCGACGAGGCCCGCGAACCACCATCAAAGCCAAGCAGCTGGAAACGCTGAAGGCTGCCTTTGTGGCCACTCCAAAACCCACCCGACACATCCGGGAACAGCTGGCCCAGGAGACTGGACTTAACATGCGGGTTATACAG GTGTGGTTCCAGAACCGTAGGTCCAAGGAACGGAGGATGAAGCAGTTGAGCGCTTTGGGGGCCCGGCGGCATGCCTTCTTCAGAGGGCCCCGGAGGATGAGGCCCCTGGGAGGACGACTGGAGGACCCAGACATTCTGGGGCCTGGTGCATATGGATACTACACAG AGTACCAGGGCGACTACTACGGAGGAGGGGGGGGGAACTACGACTTCTTCCCCCACGGCCCGCCCTCTTCTCAGGCTCAGTCTCCGGCAGAATCCCCCTacatccatggaggccccatgGAGGGCTCCGTGTCGGCCCACCACCCCGCTGACGACCGCAGGTTCACGGACATGATCTCCCACGCAGACACACCCAGCCCCGAGCCTGGCCTGCCCAACTCCCTGCAGCCTGTCCCCGGGGAGGTGTACGGAGGGGGCCCCAGCCCACCATTCTCCCTGGCCAGTAACTCCAGCTACAGTGCCCCTATGTCCCACCCCAGCCAGGAGATGGGAGAGACCACAGTCTGGTAG
- the mzt2b gene encoding mitotic-spindle organizing protein 2 isoform X2 translates to MSHSQQQSATGPIPTAPDSPAMGVTVSGNVTKYAMKKKKILNAEESELFELTQAAGIAMDQEVFKIIVDLLKMNVAPLAVFQTLKAMCAGQRIVDTSMGDTASFPNTTTTTASAAPTEPRVRSKASAGHGEKSREGSSQRVPRQPSATRGQKTTKSSGSSSSSSQITPTATT, encoded by the exons ATGTCTCACTCCCAGCAGCAGTCTGCCACTGGGCCCATCCCCACGGCTCCAGACTCCCCGGCAATGGGCGTGACGGTCAGTGGCAACGTCACCAAGTACGccatgaagaagaaaaaaatcctcAACGCAGAGGAAAGTGAGCTTTTTGAGCTGACTCAGGCCGCAGGCATTGCCATGGACCAAGAGGTCTTCAA GATCATTGTAGACCTTTTGAAGATGAACGTGGCTCCGCTGGCTGTGTTCCAGACCCTGAAGGCCATGTGTGCTGGCCAGAGGATAGTTGACACCTCCATGGGAGACACAGCCTCCTTCCCcaacaccactaccaccacagCCTCTGCCGCCCCAACAGAACCCAGAG TGCGTAGCAAAGCAAGCGCAGGCCATGGAGAGAAGAGCAGAGAGGGTTCCAGCCAGAGGGTGCCACGCCAGCCCAGCGCCACCAGGGGGCAGAAGACCACCAAGAGCTCAGGAAGCAGCAGCTCTTCCTCTCAGATTACCCCAACTGCCACCACCTAG
- the mzt2b gene encoding mitotic-spindle organizing protein 2 isoform X1, translating to MSHSQQQSATGPIPTAPDSPAMGVTVSGNVTKYAMKKKKILNAEESELFELTQAAGIAMDQEVFKIIVDLLKMNVAPLAVFQTLKAMCAGQRIVDTSMGDTASFPNTTTTTASAAPTEPREEESVVPGTKSSKPTAPPPTSSSTSSTAGPRPTRINPKMAYDSSPHSQVRSKASAGHGEKSREGSSQRVPRQPSATRGQKTTKSSGSSSSSSQITPTATT from the exons ATGTCTCACTCCCAGCAGCAGTCTGCCACTGGGCCCATCCCCACGGCTCCAGACTCCCCGGCAATGGGCGTGACGGTCAGTGGCAACGTCACCAAGTACGccatgaagaagaaaaaaatcctcAACGCAGAGGAAAGTGAGCTTTTTGAGCTGACTCAGGCCGCAGGCATTGCCATGGACCAAGAGGTCTTCAA GATCATTGTAGACCTTTTGAAGATGAACGTGGCTCCGCTGGCTGTGTTCCAGACCCTGAAGGCCATGTGTGCTGGCCAGAGGATAGTTGACACCTCCATGGGAGACACAGCCTCCTTCCCcaacaccactaccaccacagCCTCTGCCGCCCCAACAGAACCCAGAG AAGAGGAGTCTGTTGTGCCTGGCACTAAGAGCTCTAAGCCCACTGcacctcctcccacctcctcctctacctcctccacTGCTGGCCCCAGGCCCACCAGGATCAACCCTAAGATGGCCTACGactcctctcctcactctcaAG TGCGTAGCAAAGCAAGCGCAGGCCATGGAGAGAAGAGCAGAGAGGGTTCCAGCCAGAGGGTGCCACGCCAGCCCAGCGCCACCAGGGGGCAGAAGACCACCAAGAGCTCAGGAAGCAGCAGCTCTTCCTCTCAGATTACCCCAACTGCCACCACCTAG